The sequence TTTTCCTGCCAAGGCCGCCCTTGCGGCTGCAATGCTCGTGGCGTTGTGCGCGCCGTCCTACGCCGCCAAGACGCTGGTTTACTGCTCCGAAGGGAGCCCGGAGAACTTCACCCCCGCCCTGAACACGACCGGCACCAGCTTCGACGCCGCCCGCCCGGTATACAATCAGCTCGTCGAGTTCGAGCGCGGCACGACCAAGGTGGTGCCCTCCCTCGCCGAGAGCTGGACGGTGAGCGAGGACGGCAAGGAAATCACCTTCAAGCTGCGCAAGGGCGTGAAGTTTCATTCCGGCGTGAACGGCTTCACCCCGACCCGCGATTTCAACGCGGACGACGTGCTGTTCTCGTTCGAGCGCCAATGGAAGCCGGAAAACCCGTACCACAAGGTCACCGGCGGCGCGTATGACTACTTCAACGACATGAGCATGCCCGACCTGCTCAAGTCGATCGACAAGGTGGACGACTACACCGTCAAATTCGTGCTCACCGAGCCGAATTCGCCGATGCTGGCGAACCTCGCCATGGATTTCGGCACCATCACCTCGAAGGAATATGCCGACTTCCTGCTGAAGAAGGGCACGCCCGAGCAGTATGACCAGATCCCGGTCGGCACCGGCCCGTTCTCCTTCGTCAACTACCAGAAGGACGCGGTGATCCGTTACAAGGCCAACCCGGCCTATTTCGCCGGTAAGCCGGCGCTGGATAACCTCGTCTACGCCATCACCCCAGACCCGACCGCGCGCTACGCCAAGCTGAAGAAGGGCGAGTGCCATGTGATGATCGCGCCGAACCCGGCCGACATCGCCGGCATGAAGACCGATCCGGTGGTCAACCTGATCTCCCAGCCGGGCCTCAACATCGGCTATCTCTCCTTCAACACGCAGAAGCCGCCCTTCGACAAGAAGGAGGTCCGGCAGGCCTTCAACATGGCGATCGACAAGGCCGCCATCATCAAGGACGTGTATCAGGGCGCCGGCCAGGCGGCGATCAACCCGATCCCGCCGACCATCTGGTCCTACAACACCGCGATCAAGGACTACCCCTACGATCCCGAGAAGGCGAAGAAGATGCTGGCCGATGCGGGCGTGAAGACGCCGCTCGACATCGACCTGTGGTGGATGCCGGTGCAGCGCCCCTACAACCCGAACGCCAAGCGCATCGCCGAGATCATGCAGGCGGACCTCGCCAAGATCGGCGTCAACGCCAAGCTCGTCTCTTATGAATGGGGTGAATACCGCAAGCGGCTGCAGCAGGGCGAGCACATGACCGGCCAGCTCGGCTGGACCGGCGACAATGGCGACCCGGACAACTTCTTCTTCCTGCTCGGCTGCGCCGCGGCCCGCCCGGGCGGCCAGAACCTGTCCAAGTGGTGCAACAAGGACTTCGACGCGCTGATCAACAAGGCGAAGACCATTTCGGACACCGCCGAGCGCACCAAGCTCTATGAGCAGGCGCAGGTGATCGTGAAGGAAGAGGCGCCCTGGTTCACCATCGCCCATTCGGTGGTGTACGAGCCGACCCGCAAGGAAGTGGTGGACTACAAGGTCAGCCCGCTCGGCCGCCACGAATTCTACGGCGTCGACCTGAAGTGACCGGCCGGCCGGGGCCGCAAGCCCCGGCACGCCCCGCCTCCCGGACGCGGCCCGCCGCGTTCCGGGATCGCCCCTCGGCTGAGGCGCCGCGCCGTCTTGTGCTCCCGGAAGGCCGCCTGCCGGCTTCCGGGACGACGGCGACTTGCCGGCAGAAGGCCCGCCCCATGGGTAGCACCCGCACATGCTGAAACTCATCTTCCGCCGTGTCGCGCTGACGCTGCCCACCTTCGTGGCGCTGATGTTCGTCACCTTCGTCGCCGTGCGCCTCGTGCCCGGCGACCCCATCGAGGCGCGCACCGGCGAGCGCGGCATCGACCCCGAACGGCTGGCGGCGCTGCGCCACGAGCTTGGCCTCGACCAGCCGGTGTGGAAGCAGTTCCTCGACTACGTCTACGCCCTGCTGCACGGCGATTTCGGCGTCTCCATCGTCACCAAGACGCCGGTGCTGCACGAATTCCTCATCCTGTTCCCGGCGACGCTGGAACTCGCGCTCTGCGCCCTCGTCTTCGCGGTGGTGCTCGGCGTGCCCGCCGGCGTGCTGGCGGCGGTACGGCGTGGCTCGGTGCTGGACCATTCCGTCATGGCCGTGGCGCTGGCGGGCTATTCCATGCCCATCTTCTGGTGGGGCCTGCTGCTCATCATGTTCATGTCGGAATATCTGGGCCTGACCCCGGTTTCCGGCCGCATGGACCTCATCAACTACTATTTCGAGCCCGTGACCGGCTTCATGCTGATCGACAGCCTGCTCTCGGGCGAGGACGGTGCCTTCAGCGCGGCGGTGGCGCATCTCATCCTGCCCACCATCGTGCTCGGCACCATTCCGCTGGCGGTGATCGCGCGGATGACGCGCTCCTCCATGCTGGAGGTGCTGGGCGAGGATTATGTGCGCACCGCCCGCGCCAAGGGCCTCTCGCCGCTGCGGGTGGTCGGGCTGCACGCGCTGCGCAACGCGCTGATCCCCGTGGTCACCGTGGTCGGCCTGCAGACCGGCACGCTGCTCGCCGGCGCGGTGCTGACCGAGACCATCTTCGCCTGGCCGGGCGTGGGCAAATGGCTGATCGAATCGATCTCGCGCCGCGACTATCCCGCGCTGCAGGGCGGCATCATGCTGATCTCCGCCATCGTCATCCTCGTCAATCTCATCGTCGACATGCTCTATGTCGCGATCAACCCGAGGATCCGGCATGGCTGAGGAAAACGCCATCGACGATCCGATGCCGACCACGCCCGAGCGGCTGCTGGTCAGCGATTCCGGCCTCAGCCTCAGTGCCGCCGCCGTGGCCGAGGTGGAGCCGGTGGGCGCGGAGCCCTCGCCGCTGCGGGCCTTCTGGTCCGCCTTCAGCGAGAATCGCGGCGCCGTGCTCGGCCTCGCCGTCGTCGTGTTCATCACCCTGCTGGCGCTGTTCGCGCCCTTCGTCGCCCCGCATTCGCCGATCGAGCAGTTCCGCCAGAGCGTGCTGCTGCCCCCGGTCTGGGCCGGCGGCAACTGGACCTTCCCCTTCGGCACGGACGCGGTGGGGCGCGACGTGCTCTCCCGCCTGATCTACGGCGCGCGCATCTCGCTCGGCATCGGCCTGTCGGTGATGGTCGTCTCGGTGGCTCTCGGCATCGTGCTCGGCCTCGCGAGCGCCTTCCTGCGCGGCATCGTCGAGGTGGTGATCATGCGCGTCATGGACATGGTCGTGGCGATCCCGAGCCTGGTGCTCGCCATCCTCATCGTCGCCGTGCTCGGCCCCAGCCTCACCAACACCATCGTGGCGGTGACGGTGGTGTATCTGCCGCGCTATGTGCGCCTGGTGCGCGCCGCGGCGCTGGCGGAACTGTCGAAGGAATATGTCGTCGCCGCGCAGGTCGCCGGCGTCGGCCGGCTGCGGCTGATGTTCGTCACCGTGCTGCCGAACTGCCTCGCCCCGCTCATCGTGCAGGCCGCGCTCGGCATTTCCGACGCGATCCTGGAAGCGGCGGCGCTCGGCTTTCTCGGCCTCGGCGCGCAGCCGCCGACGCCGGAATGGGGCGCCATGCTGGCCGATGCGCGCGAATTCATCCGCTCCGCCCCGTGGATCGTCACCCTGCCCGGCCTCGCCATTCTCGTCACCGTGGTCGCCATCAACCTGATGGGCGACGGCCTGCGCGACGCGCTCGACCCGAAGCTGAGGCGGAGCTGATGTCCCTGCTCTCCATCCGCAATCTCTCCGTCACCTTCGCCACCGGGCGCGGGCCGTTCCGCGCCGTGGACAAGGTGGATCTCGATGTCGCCCCGGGCGAACTCGTCGCCATTGTCGGCGAATCCGGTTCCGGGAAATCGGTGGCGATGCTGGCGGTGATGGGCCTGCTGCCCTGGATCGCCACCGTTACCGCAGACCGGATGATGTTCGACGGGCGCGACCTGCTCGCCCTCTCCGCCCGCGAACGGCGCAAGATCATCGGGCGCGACCTCGCCATGATCTTCCAGGAGCCGATGTCGAGCCTCAACCCCTGCTTCACCGTCGGCTTCCAGATCCGCGAGGCCATGGCCACGCATCTCGATCTCTCCCGCGCCCAGCGCCAGGCGCGCGCGGTGGAATTGCTGGAGCTCGTCGGCATTCCCGAGCCGGAGCGGCGGCTGAAGGCGTTTCCGCACCAGCTCTCCGGCGGCATGAGCCAGCGGGTGATGATCGCCATGGCGCTCGCCTGCAACCCCAAGCTCATCATCGCCGACGAGCCGACCACCGCCCTCGATGTCACCATCCAGGCGCAGATTCTCGATCTGCTGCTGAAGCTGCAGAAGGAGAGCGGCGTCGGCCTCGTGCTCATCACCCATGACATGGGCGTGGTGGCGGAAACGGCGCAGCGCGTGTGCGTGCATTATGCCGGCCAGCAGGTGGAGATGCAGGACACGCGCGGCCTGTTCCGCGACCCGCACCACCCCTACACCGCCGCGCTGCTGGCGGCGCTGCCGGAGCGGGCGCAGGGCCGGCTGCTGCCTTCCATTCCGGGCATCGTGCCGGGGCTGGCGGACCGGCCGGCGGGCTGCCTGTTCTCGCCGCGCTGCCGCTTCGCCACCGAGACCTGCCGCACCGTGCCGCCGCCGCGCGCGGGGGCGGAACTCGGACTCGCCCTCTGCCACACGCCGCTCCTTGCCGGTGTGCCCCAGCGCCGGGAGTTCGCGGCATGAACGCTCCCCTGCCCCACGCCACCCCGCCGGCCGAAGCGGTGATGGAAGCCATCGACCTCGCCCAGAGCTACGAGGTCTCGCGCGGCGTGTTCGCGAAATCGGCCA comes from Ancylobacter polymorphus and encodes:
- a CDS encoding ABC transporter permease subunit, which gives rise to MAEENAIDDPMPTTPERLLVSDSGLSLSAAAVAEVEPVGAEPSPLRAFWSAFSENRGAVLGLAVVVFITLLALFAPFVAPHSPIEQFRQSVLLPPVWAGGNWTFPFGTDAVGRDVLSRLIYGARISLGIGLSVMVVSVALGIVLGLASAFLRGIVEVVIMRVMDMVVAIPSLVLAILIVAVLGPSLTNTIVAVTVVYLPRYVRLVRAAALAELSKEYVVAAQVAGVGRLRLMFVTVLPNCLAPLIVQAALGISDAILEAAALGFLGLGAQPPTPEWGAMLADAREFIRSAPWIVTLPGLAILVTVVAINLMGDGLRDALDPKLRRS
- a CDS encoding ABC transporter substrate-binding protein, coding for MPAFPAKAALAAAMLVALCAPSYAAKTLVYCSEGSPENFTPALNTTGTSFDAARPVYNQLVEFERGTTKVVPSLAESWTVSEDGKEITFKLRKGVKFHSGVNGFTPTRDFNADDVLFSFERQWKPENPYHKVTGGAYDYFNDMSMPDLLKSIDKVDDYTVKFVLTEPNSPMLANLAMDFGTITSKEYADFLLKKGTPEQYDQIPVGTGPFSFVNYQKDAVIRYKANPAYFAGKPALDNLVYAITPDPTARYAKLKKGECHVMIAPNPADIAGMKTDPVVNLISQPGLNIGYLSFNTQKPPFDKKEVRQAFNMAIDKAAIIKDVYQGAGQAAINPIPPTIWSYNTAIKDYPYDPEKAKKMLADAGVKTPLDIDLWWMPVQRPYNPNAKRIAEIMQADLAKIGVNAKLVSYEWGEYRKRLQQGEHMTGQLGWTGDNGDPDNFFFLLGCAAARPGGQNLSKWCNKDFDALINKAKTISDTAERTKLYEQAQVIVKEEAPWFTIAHSVVYEPTRKEVVDYKVSPLGRHEFYGVDLK
- a CDS encoding ABC transporter permease subunit yields the protein MLKLIFRRVALTLPTFVALMFVTFVAVRLVPGDPIEARTGERGIDPERLAALRHELGLDQPVWKQFLDYVYALLHGDFGVSIVTKTPVLHEFLILFPATLELALCALVFAVVLGVPAGVLAAVRRGSVLDHSVMAVALAGYSMPIFWWGLLLIMFMSEYLGLTPVSGRMDLINYYFEPVTGFMLIDSLLSGEDGAFSAAVAHLILPTIVLGTIPLAVIARMTRSSMLEVLGEDYVRTARAKGLSPLRVVGLHALRNALIPVVTVVGLQTGTLLAGAVLTETIFAWPGVGKWLIESISRRDYPALQGGIMLISAIVILVNLIVDMLYVAINPRIRHG
- a CDS encoding ABC transporter ATP-binding protein is translated as MSLLSIRNLSVTFATGRGPFRAVDKVDLDVAPGELVAIVGESGSGKSVAMLAVMGLLPWIATVTADRMMFDGRDLLALSARERRKIIGRDLAMIFQEPMSSLNPCFTVGFQIREAMATHLDLSRAQRQARAVELLELVGIPEPERRLKAFPHQLSGGMSQRVMIAMALACNPKLIIADEPTTALDVTIQAQILDLLLKLQKESGVGLVLITHDMGVVAETAQRVCVHYAGQQVEMQDTRGLFRDPHHPYTAALLAALPERAQGRLLPSIPGIVPGLADRPAGCLFSPRCRFATETCRTVPPPRAGAELGLALCHTPLLAGVPQRREFAA